From a single Anaerolineales bacterium genomic region:
- a CDS encoding HNH endonuclease, whose amino-acid sequence MKTFLLAWSPIRSSSEWDDFDKLSQDVKNGNIEPIRWSCGNSKRLQKGDRVFFIKLAKEPKGLFASGHVVKKSYEDTHWDGQKAKQGKTSYFVKVKLDVLLDPNREDQILSRKFLDEAPFSDMHWDTQVSGVKIPESIAAKLEILWANFTNTFKFTFPEEVDEIPEELMEGSVRRVTVNAYERNPEARRICIEHYGAICRICGFNFEETYGEIGKGFIHVHHLKQISEIGKAYQIDPINDLLPVCPNCHAIIHKRTPPYTIEEVKKFLRS is encoded by the coding sequence ATGAAAACATTTCTTCTCGCATGGAGCCCAATACGTTCAAGTTCGGAGTGGGATGATTTTGATAAGTTATCTCAGGATGTCAAAAATGGCAACATCGAACCAATCCGGTGGAGTTGCGGAAATTCAAAGCGTCTCCAAAAAGGGGACAGAGTTTTCTTTATAAAACTTGCCAAAGAACCAAAAGGGCTTTTTGCTTCAGGACATGTAGTTAAAAAATCCTACGAAGATACTCACTGGGATGGACAAAAAGCAAAGCAGGGAAAAACATCTTACTTTGTAAAAGTGAAGTTGGATGTTCTATTAGACCCAAACCGCGAAGATCAAATCTTGTCGAGAAAATTTCTCGATGAAGCCCCATTTTCTGATATGCATTGGGATACACAAGTCTCAGGCGTAAAAATCCCAGAGAGCATAGCAGCAAAACTTGAAATTCTTTGGGCGAATTTCACGAATACATTTAAATTTACTTTTCCCGAAGAAGTTGATGAAATTCCGGAAGAATTAATGGAAGGCTCTGTTCGCCGCGTAACAGTCAACGCGTATGAAAGAAATCCAGAAGCCCGAAGAATTTGCATCGAGCATTACGGAGCGATCTGCCGGATTTGCGGATTTAATTTTGAAGAAACCTATGGCGAAATCGGAAAAGGTTTCATTCACGTTCATCATTTGAAACAAATTTCTGAAATCGGGAAGGCCTATCAAATCGATCCAATCAACGATTTATTGCCAGTCTGTCCGAACTGTCATGCGATAATCCACAAAAGAACACCACCATACACTATTGAAGAAGTGAAAAAATTCTTGAGATCCTAG
- a CDS encoding cold-shock protein produces MSERIIGTVKWFNGDKGFGFIEREGGADVFVHFSAIQADGYRSLQEGQRVEFAVEQGPKGPQATNVTLVS; encoded by the coding sequence ATGTCTGAAAGAATTATCGGAACGGTCAAGTGGTTCAATGGTGACAAGGGCTTCGGCTTCATCGAGCGCGAAGGCGGCGCGGACGTGTTCGTCCATTTCTCCGCCATCCAGGCAGACGGCTACCGCAGTCTGCAAGAAGGACAGCGCGTGGAATTCGCCGTTGAGCAGGGACCGAAAGGTCCGCAAGCCACCAACGTTACGCTGGTTAGCTAG
- a CDS encoding NAD-dependent epimerase/dehydratase family protein, with product MNFLITGAAGFLGSSLANHLAREGHQVRGLDDLSTGDPKVLAPDVHFTRGDVSDRPKLWTLLQDVDVVYHLAARVSVPESILYPRDYNNVNVGGTVALMEAMRDVGVKRVVLASSGAVYGDLRDSTLTESATPNPRSPYAVSKLSAEYYVRTIGNLWNIETVSLRIFNAYGPGQHLPPSHPPVVPHYLRQALRGGTLVAHGDGNQTRDYIYVDDVVSAMVAAATAPNINGLVINVGSGVDASIRELIRVVLEVTNSKANVVYNSQTSGGVSHMKADLTLAKEKLRFTPSIKLEEGLRLTLQRDPRFK from the coding sequence ATGAACTTTCTCATTACAGGAGCCGCGGGATTCCTCGGCTCTTCGCTTGCGAACCACCTCGCCCGTGAGGGACACCAAGTCCGCGGACTGGACGACCTCTCCACCGGCGACCCGAAAGTCCTCGCGCCCGATGTCCACTTTACGCGCGGTGATGTCAGCGACCGCCCCAAACTGTGGACATTGCTCCAAGATGTGGATGTGGTCTATCACCTCGCCGCGCGGGTATCGGTCCCCGAATCCATTCTCTACCCGCGTGACTACAACAACGTCAACGTCGGCGGGACAGTCGCGCTGATGGAAGCCATGCGCGATGTGGGAGTCAAACGCGTCGTTCTTGCCTCCTCCGGGGCTGTCTACGGCGACCTGAGAGACTCCACACTGACAGAGTCCGCCACGCCCAACCCGCGCTCGCCATATGCCGTCTCGAAACTCTCGGCGGAGTATTACGTCCGCACCATTGGCAACCTGTGGAACATCGAAACCGTCAGCCTGCGCATCTTCAACGCCTACGGACCCGGTCAACACCTGCCGCCTTCGCATCCGCCCGTCGTGCCACATTATCTCAGGCAGGCTTTGCGGGGCGGGACATTGGTCGCGCACGGTGATGGCAACCAGACCCGCGATTATATCTATGTGGATGACGTGGTCAGCGCCATGGTGGCGGCGGCGACCGCGCCGAATATCAACGGATTGGTCATCAACGTCGGTTCGGGTGTGGATGCATCGATCAGGGAATTGATCCGCGTGGTTCTCGAAGTCACAAACAGCAAAGCCAACGTGGTGTACAACTCCCAAACATCCGGCGGCGTCTCGCATATGAAAGCGGACCTGACGCTCGCAAAGGAAAAACTGCGCTTCACGCCTTCGATCAAACTCGAAGAAGGATTGAGATTGACCCTTCAGCGTGATCCAAGATTCAAGTAG
- a CDS encoding DNA-3-methyladenine glycosylase, with protein sequence MPTTIPLPRSFYNRPTLTVARELIGARLVRILDGVKLVGFISETEAYIGEDDLACHAKAGLTKRTAPMYGQPGHAYVYFTYGNHWMLNAVTEREGFPAAVLIRAIQPIEGADVMMARRQGRDTFGPGKLTQALGITKSENNADLTEAGSPLRIEAGTSVPDSSVTIGARVGLNSTPEPWLSMPWRFLVKEPILDMR encoded by the coding sequence TTGCCAACGACCATACCCCTTCCCCGCTCCTTTTACAATCGCCCCACATTGACCGTTGCTCGCGAATTGATCGGCGCGCGGCTGGTGCGGATTTTGGATGGCGTGAAACTGGTCGGATTTATCTCCGAGACCGAAGCATACATCGGCGAAGATGACCTTGCCTGTCACGCCAAAGCAGGACTGACCAAACGCACCGCCCCCATGTACGGACAGCCCGGTCACGCCTACGTCTATTTCACTTATGGCAATCATTGGATGCTGAACGCAGTGACGGAGCGTGAAGGCTTTCCCGCGGCGGTGTTGATCCGCGCGATACAGCCGATTGAGGGAGCGGATGTAATGATGGCACGCCGTCAGGGACGGGATACGTTCGGTCCGGGGAAGTTGACTCAGGCACTGGGAATCACCAAAAGCGAGAACAATGCCGATCTGACAGAAGCAGGCTCCCCGTTAAGAATCGAGGCGGGGACTTCTGTCCCCGATTCGAGCGTGACGATTGGCGCGCGCGTGGGTTTAAACAGTACGCCGGAACCGTGGCTGTCCATGCCCTGGCGGTTTTTGGTGAAAGAACCGATACTCGATATGCGATGA
- a CDS encoding enoyl-ACP reductase — MGLLEGKNALIFGLANERSIAWGITQAFKREGANLGISYAGEMLERRVRPLAEKVDCKWVEECDVTSDEQITAVAEKAAKHFGKIDILVHSIAFAGRDELSRPYYQTSREGFKNALDISVFSFVALTNAFLPILNPNASIMCLTYGSGAVKVAPHYNVMGVAKAALESSTRYLAYDLGPQKIRVNAISAGPIRTLAAAGVGGFRDMYKHFADMSPLRENVTIEDVGNLAVFLGSDLSARITGEVLYVDSGFNIMGVQMGAKEEQGE; from the coding sequence ATGGGTTTACTGGAAGGTAAGAATGCGTTGATCTTTGGTCTGGCGAACGAGCGCTCGATCGCGTGGGGAATCACACAGGCGTTCAAACGCGAAGGCGCGAATTTGGGAATCAGCTATGCAGGCGAGATGCTTGAACGCCGCGTGAGACCGCTGGCTGAAAAAGTGGATTGCAAATGGGTCGAAGAATGTGATGTGACCAGCGACGAGCAGATCACGGCGGTGGCGGAAAAAGCCGCGAAGCATTTTGGAAAAATCGATATTCTGGTGCATTCGATCGCATTTGCGGGGCGCGATGAATTAAGCCGACCCTACTACCAAACCAGCCGCGAGGGATTCAAGAACGCGTTGGATATCAGCGTCTTTTCGTTCGTGGCGTTGACCAATGCCTTTCTGCCGATCCTGAACCCGAACGCTTCGATCATGTGCCTGACGTATGGTTCAGGCGCGGTGAAGGTTGCCCCCCACTACAATGTGATGGGCGTGGCAAAAGCCGCATTGGAATCATCCACCCGCTATCTGGCATATGACCTTGGTCCGCAAAAGATCCGCGTGAATGCCATCTCGGCGGGACCGATCCGCACACTGGCGGCGGCGGGCGTGGGCGGCTTCCGCGACATGTACAAGCACTTTGCGGACATGTCTCCCCTGCGCGAGAATGTGACGATTGAAGATGTCGGCAATTTGGCGGTGTTCCTGGGTTCCGATTTGTCCGCACGGATCACGGGCGAGGTACTTTACGTAGATTCAGGCTTCAATATCATGGGCGTGCAGATGGGCGCGAAGGAAGAGCAAGGCGAGTAA
- a CDS encoding polymer-forming cytoskeletal protein yields the protein MFKRNATPTETPQPVQAVERITSVLGSGVIWHGSINGSGGVRIEGAFEGEIALRGMLVVGETGRVTCQNVRANTVIVAGAVRGNITTQKLEIRSSGRVWGDVVTTAFVTEEGAFLRGQIRMEETVELDLEPAPESTPSEAAQAETIAQTPIQMPEQTAPVESTQKLPRKKKADS from the coding sequence ATGTTCAAACGCAACGCAACTCCCACTGAAACCCCGCAACCCGTCCAAGCCGTGGAGCGGATCACATCGGTGCTTGGGTCGGGCGTGATCTGGCACGGCTCCATCAACGGTTCGGGCGGCGTGCGCATCGAAGGCGCGTTCGAAGGCGAGATCGCCCTGCGCGGCATGCTCGTCGTCGGCGAAACCGGGCGCGTGACCTGCCAAAACGTGCGCGCCAACACCGTCATTGTGGCAGGCGCGGTACGCGGCAATATCACCACACAAAAACTGGAGATCCGTTCTTCGGGGCGCGTGTGGGGCGACGTGGTCACCACCGCCTTTGTGACCGAGGAAGGCGCGTTCCTGCGCGGGCAAATTCGGATGGAAGAAACGGTCGAACTGGACCTCGAGCCTGCTCCTGAATCCACGCCTTCGGAAGCCGCCCAAGCTGAAACCATCGCGCAGACGCCGATCCAAATGCCTGAGCAAACTGCGCCGGTTGAGTCCACGCAGAAATTGCCGCGCAAGAAGAAAGCCGATTCTTAA
- a CDS encoding YbaK/EbsC family protein encodes MKYTDLKIQTQREFPNNARTPGFGWLVRAGYLTRENELFPLGERAIAHLQNLSQESSFISDLSLPVMTNDAETYFPLSTGNIEIAHCESCGYTERLKLAKFKKTPLPREEELPLEKVLTPDCHTIEALANFLNIPKEKTAKALMYSRVSDNKFVFVVVRGDMTLSEAKLRNAVGEIKLADAESIQRSGAEAGFASPIGLKDALIVVDDLIPQSQNLVAGANEAEYHLKNTNYGRDYTAEIVADLTLAQAGDNCANCENPLSVQPSIKLATRKEFGFKNILSALAETHHDDKGLTLPLSAAPFDVYLMHVPGKTMDTKAKAEEIYNALQSAGISVLFDDRDERAGVKFNDADLIGCPVRITVGEKGLKDGMIELKQRTSEEKGTMMPVEKLMHLKNVTELL; translated from the coding sequence ATGAAATACACCGACCTGAAAATCCAAACCCAACGCGAATTCCCCAACAACGCGCGCACGCCGGGCTTCGGCTGGCTGGTCCGCGCGGGATATTTGACCCGCGAAAATGAACTGTTCCCATTGGGCGAACGCGCAATTGCTCATCTCCAAAACCTGTCCCAGGAATCTTCTTTCATCTCCGATCTTTCTTTACCGGTAATGACCAACGACGCAGAGACCTACTTTCCACTCTCCACTGGCAACATCGAAATCGCGCATTGCGAATCATGCGGATATACCGAACGTCTGAAGCTGGCGAAATTCAAAAAGACGCCCCTGCCCCGCGAGGAGGAACTTCCGCTGGAGAAGGTGTTGACTCCAGATTGCCACACCATCGAGGCGCTGGCGAATTTTTTGAACATCCCAAAAGAGAAGACCGCCAAAGCATTGATGTATTCTCGCGTTTCAGACAATAAATTCGTCTTTGTCGTCGTTCGCGGGGACATGACCTTGAGCGAGGCGAAACTGCGAAACGCCGTCGGGGAGATAAAACTTGCGGATGCAGAATCAATTCAAAGGTCGGGTGCGGAGGCGGGGTTTGCGTCACCGATCGGCTTGAAGGATGCACTCATCGTCGTGGATGATCTGATTCCCCAATCGCAGAATTTGGTTGCGGGCGCGAACGAGGCGGAATATCATCTCAAGAATACGAATTACGGGCGCGATTACACTGCCGAGATCGTCGCGGATTTGACGCTGGCGCAGGCGGGTGATAACTGCGCGAATTGCGAAAACCCGCTTTCGGTACAGCCTAGCATCAAACTGGCTACGCGCAAAGAGTTTGGTTTCAAAAATATCTTGTCCGCGTTGGCAGAGACGCACCACGATGACAAGGGGCTGACCCTGCCGCTGTCTGCCGCGCCGTTCGATGTATACCTGATGCATGTGCCCGGCAAGACGATGGATACCAAAGCCAAAGCCGAGGAAATTTACAACGCATTGCAAAGCGCGGGGATTTCGGTTTTGTTCGATGATCGCGACGAGCGCGCGGGCGTGAAGTTCAATGATGCGGACTTGATCGGTTGTCCGGTGCGGATCACGGTCGGCGAGAAGGGGTTGAAGGATGGGATGATAGAGTTGAAACAACGAACATCAGAAGAAAAGGGAACAATGATGCCGGTTGAAAAACTGATGCACCTTAAAAATGTTACGGAACTGCTTTAG
- a CDS encoding PH domain-containing protein: MDNKVGHFPPPKRNGLLVHSIIILALTVIAVFGFVNLSSAEVGPSFLIALLVSLVSFVPLPFFLYRIYSLWRADYHIDRDSLAIHWGLRLEDIPLSDIEWIRPADDLTTPLALPSLPLPGGLLGVRRHSDLGTVEFLASDVKKLLLVGTAKRVFIISPDNPALFTQTFARATEMGSLSPAEGRSVYPSFVVSQAWESGLARYLWLSALFLNIGLFIWASLIIPSTPFVALGPQFIDGGLESVPSSQLIIFPVASLLLAIIGWIAGLYFYRWERERVLAFIVWASSTFSSLLFLLAVLFIITTPV, from the coding sequence ATGGACAACAAAGTAGGACATTTCCCACCACCCAAACGAAACGGTTTGCTCGTTCACAGCATCATCATCCTCGCATTGACAGTTATTGCTGTGTTCGGCTTCGTCAATCTTTCAAGCGCCGAGGTCGGACCATCTTTCCTGATCGCATTGCTGGTCTCGCTGGTTTCATTTGTACCGCTGCCCTTCTTTCTCTATCGCATCTATTCCCTCTGGCGCGCGGACTATCACATCGACCGCGACAGTCTCGCCATCCATTGGGGCTTGCGGCTGGAAGATATTCCGCTCAGCGACATTGAGTGGATCCGTCCCGCAGATGACCTGACGACTCCGCTCGCGCTTCCATCCCTGCCCCTGCCTGGCGGCTTGCTCGGTGTGCGTCGTCACTCCGATCTTGGCACCGTGGAATTCCTCGCCTCGGACGTAAAAAAACTCCTGCTGGTCGGCACCGCCAAGCGGGTTTTCATCATCTCGCCCGACAACCCCGCCCTGTTCACACAAACCTTTGCGCGCGCCACAGAAATGGGCAGTCTCTCCCCCGCAGAAGGGAGATCGGTCTACCCGTCCTTTGTGGTCTCGCAGGCGTGGGAAAGCGGACTGGCGCGTTATCTCTGGCTATCCGCGCTGTTTCTGAACATCGGCTTGTTCATTTGGGCGAGCCTCATCATCCCATCCACGCCGTTTGTGGCGCTCGGTCCGCAATTCATCGACGGCGGACTTGAAAGCGTGCCATCATCGCAGTTGATCATCTTTCCCGTCGCCAGTCTCCTGCTCGCCATCATCGGCTGGATCGCAGGCTTGTATTTCTACCGCTGGGAACGCGAGCGCGTGCTCGCCTTCATCGTCTGGGCTTCCAGCACGTTCAGCAGCCTGCTCTTTTTGCTGGCTGTGCTGTTCATCATCACCACGCCGGTATAG
- a CDS encoding DUF92 domain-containing protein — MQLLLGFLLALLIAFLAYKARSLNPSGAVAAAFTGTIIFGIGGWKWAILLLLFFITSSALSRAFKKRKQTLDEKFSKGHERDAGQVFGNGGLATVFAALHFFFPESALPWVGFAAALASVNADTWATELGVLSKHPPRLITNLSKIVEKGTSGGISLAGTLASLAGSALIAFFASLLADNWSLFPLVTFAGLAGSLFDSLLGGTVQAMYYCPTDEKETEKHPLHTCGTETVHIRGWKWLNNDLVNFLCSAAGVIVSILFFGVL; from the coding sequence ATGCAGCTTCTCCTCGGTTTTCTTCTCGCGCTCCTCATCGCCTTTCTCGCGTACAAAGCCCGCAGTCTCAACCCAAGCGGGGCTGTCGCCGCCGCCTTCACAGGCACCATCATTTTTGGCATCGGCGGCTGGAAGTGGGCGATCCTCCTGCTTTTGTTCTTCATCACCTCCTCCGCGCTCAGCCGTGCTTTCAAAAAACGCAAACAGACCCTCGACGAAAAATTTTCCAAAGGTCACGAACGCGACGCAGGGCAGGTCTTTGGAAACGGCGGTCTCGCCACCGTGTTCGCCGCCCTGCATTTCTTCTTCCCCGAATCAGCCCTTCCCTGGGTCGGTTTTGCCGCCGCACTCGCCTCGGTCAATGCCGATACTTGGGCAACCGAACTTGGTGTGCTGAGCAAGCACCCGCCGCGCCTGATCACAAATCTCTCGAAGATCGTGGAAAAAGGCACCTCGGGCGGAATCTCTCTGGCGGGAACGCTCGCCTCCCTGGCTGGATCAGCGTTAATCGCCTTCTTCGCTTCTCTCTTAGCTGACAACTGGTCGCTGTTCCCGCTGGTCACGTTCGCAGGGTTGGCTGGTTCACTGTTCGACTCCCTGCTCGGCGGGACCGTCCAAGCCATGTACTACTGTCCCACCGACGAAAAAGAGACCGAAAAACACCCGCTCCACACCTGCGGCACGGAGACCGTCCACATCCGCGGCTGGAAATGGCTGAACAATGACCTTGTCAATTTTTTGTGCAGTGCGGCGGGCGTGATCGTATCCATCCTTTTCTTCGGAGTCTTATAG
- a CDS encoding aldehyde reductase has protein sequence MTKTSSPILVTGASGFIAIHTIIQLLEQGYKVRGTIRSLSKESEVRETISKYVQANDRLEFMPADLKQDSGWDEAVNGVDYVLHVASPFPMFEPKHEDELIIPAVQGTLRVLRAAHKAGVKRVVQVSSNASVSAGYSGENRTFTEDDWSKVENNIGAYSKSKTLAERAAWEFINGAENTRNMEMVAINPPFVFGPIPNKNLPTSAELVRVYLHGEVPGVARLKAGIVDVRDVASAIILAMQTPEAAGQRFLCSAATLWHKEMVDILHNKFAPLGYKKIPRMVIPDFLVRMLALFDKKIAQVVNGLNWDFELSNEKAKRILKWNPRSKEEAIISMAESLIEQGFV, from the coding sequence ATGACCAAAACTTCCTCCCCTATTCTTGTCACCGGCGCGAGCGGATTCATCGCCATTCACACCATCATCCAATTACTAGAACAGGGATATAAAGTACGCGGGACGATTCGATCTTTATCAAAAGAGTCCGAAGTCCGCGAGACGATCTCAAAGTACGTGCAGGCAAATGACCGGCTGGAGTTCATGCCTGCGGACTTGAAACAGGATTCAGGGTGGGATGAAGCGGTGAACGGTGTCGATTATGTATTGCATGTTGCATCCCCCTTCCCGATGTTCGAGCCAAAGCATGAAGATGAACTCATCATTCCCGCTGTGCAAGGGACATTGCGGGTGCTGAGGGCGGCGCACAAAGCCGGCGTGAAGCGCGTGGTACAGGTTTCGTCGAATGCGTCAGTTTCGGCGGGATATAGCGGCGAAAACCGCACCTTCACCGAAGATGACTGGTCGAAGGTCGAGAATAATATTGGCGCGTATTCCAAGAGCAAGACGTTGGCGGAACGCGCTGCGTGGGAATTCATCAACGGCGCTGAGAATACACGAAACATGGAAATGGTCGCCATCAACCCGCCGTTCGTTTTCGGACCGATCCCCAACAAAAACCTGCCCACTTCTGCGGAGTTGGTCCGTGTTTATTTACACGGTGAAGTGCCCGGCGTTGCGCGCCTGAAAGCGGGGATCGTGGATGTGCGCGATGTGGCGTCCGCCATCATCCTTGCCATGCAGACGCCTGAAGCGGCGGGACAGCGCTTTCTGTGCTCGGCGGCAACCTTATGGCACAAGGAAATGGTGGACATCCTGCATAACAAATTTGCGCCTTTGGGATACAAGAAAATACCGCGCATGGTCATCCCGGATTTTCTCGTCCGCATGCTGGCGCTATTCGATAAAAAGATCGCGCAGGTCGTCAACGGATTGAACTGGGATTTTGAACTTTCAAACGAGAAAGCCAAGCGCATTCTCAAATGGAATCCGCGCTCGAAAGAGGAAGCCATCATATCCATGGCGGAGAGTTTGATCGAGCAGGGATTTGTATAA
- the mgrA gene encoding L-glyceraldehyde 3-phosphate reductase has product MNYLPSESRYNTMQYRRSGRSGLKLPAVSLGLWHNFGGVDVYENSRAMILRAFDLGITHFDLANNYGPPPGSAEETFGQILAKDLRSYRDELVISSKAGYFMWDGPYGEWGSRKYLVSSLDQSLKRMGLEYVDIFYHHRPDPDTPLEETMQALDFIVRSGRALYAGISNYPADRTWDASNILKSLGTPCLIHQPVYSMFNRWVEDDLLDVLQKEGIGCIAFSPLAQGLLTDKYLDGIPEGSRASKAHGFLKPAHITDEKITKVQKLNTLAQTRGQSLAQMALAWVLRHETMTSVLIGASKVSQIEDAVGALNKLEFSEEELQEIENILR; this is encoded by the coding sequence ATGAACTACCTACCATCTGAATCCCGTTACAACACCATGCAATACCGCCGTTCAGGTCGCAGCGGACTGAAACTGCCCGCCGTCTCGCTGGGTTTGTGGCACAACTTCGGCGGCGTGGACGTGTATGAAAACAGCCGCGCGATGATCTTACGCGCATTCGACCTCGGCATCACGCATTTTGACCTTGCCAATAACTACGGTCCGCCGCCCGGTTCGGCGGAAGAAACTTTTGGGCAGATCCTTGCAAAGGACTTGCGTTCCTATCGTGATGAATTGGTGATCTCATCAAAAGCGGGCTATTTCATGTGGGACGGTCCCTATGGCGAATGGGGCTCGCGCAAGTATCTGGTCTCCAGCCTCGACCAAAGCCTGAAGCGCATGGGCTTGGAATACGTGGACATTTTCTATCATCACCGCCCCGACCCGGACACGCCGTTGGAAGAGACCATGCAGGCGCTTGATTTCATCGTCCGCAGTGGACGGGCGTTGTACGCAGGCATCTCGAACTATCCCGCTGATAGAACATGGGATGCTTCCAATATCTTGAAGTCGCTTGGCACGCCCTGTCTCATCCACCAGCCTGTGTACAGCATGTTCAACCGCTGGGTGGAGGATGATCTGCTAGATGTCTTACAAAAGGAAGGCATCGGCTGTATTGCCTTCTCCCCGCTGGCACAGGGCTTGCTGACCGATAAATATCTCGACGGTATTCCCGAAGGCTCACGCGCATCGAAAGCTCATGGATTTTTGAAACCCGCGCACATCACGGACGAAAAAATCACCAAGGTGCAAAAACTGAACACACTCGCCCAAACTCGCGGACAATCCCTCGCGCAGATGGCGCTGGCATGGGTGCTGAGGCACGAGACGATGACGTCCGTGCTGATCGGCGCGAGCAAGGTCAGCCAGATCGAGGATGCAGTTGGAGCGTTGAACAAACTGGAGTTTTCAGAAGAAGAACTACAGGAAATCGAAAATATCTTGCGATAA
- a CDS encoding nucleoside kinase, with translation MIQITQPNPNVEIHLPNGKTLSAPRGTTVGEFLAPVKDDLSAPIVAAVINNQIHELTYPIHIESNCTPVTMDTADGARIYRRSLVFLLEMVFAEIFPTNRLNIDHSVSSGGFFCDVVEREHFTQAEIDALENRMRVLIEEDHLFERREVPLQEAIEYFTRRGYEDKLRLFKYRRKEYLTLYSLNGQMDYMHGYMVPSTGYLKWFGLHPTDGGFILRFPRRHAPTQLEALGDYPKLLNAFRQYGNWLETLHIDNVGALNDAIQSGRSDEIVLVSEALHEQHIAEIAQQIAQKNSRIILLAGPTSSGKTTSSRRLAVQLLARGISPYPLELDHYFVNRDDTPLDENGNHDYETIDALNLPRLIQDMEKLLSGETVQLPRFNFKTGRSEEGDVVQLKDGQPIILEGIHGLNPRLIPDRWTDSAFRIYVSALTQLNLDRHNRVSTTDTRLIRRIVRDARERGYSAQATISRWESVRRGEKRHIFPYQENADVMFNSALVFELSALKSLAEPLLRQVPHNVPEYIEARRLLAFLEWFLPFDVSLVPANSIVREFLGGSSLKDFKIWRG, from the coding sequence ATGATCCAGATCACCCAACCCAATCCCAACGTCGAAATCCATCTCCCCAACGGCAAGACGCTCTCCGCGCCGCGCGGGACAACAGTGGGGGAATTCCTCGCTCCCGTAAAGGATGATCTTTCCGCGCCCATTGTCGCCGCCGTCATCAACAACCAGATCCACGAACTGACCTATCCCATCCACATCGAATCCAATTGCACACCCGTTACCATGGATACCGCCGATGGCGCGCGCATCTACCGCCGCTCGCTCGTTTTCCTGCTCGAAATGGTGTTCGCGGAAATTTTCCCGACGAACAGGCTGAACATTGACCACTCTGTCTCCTCGGGCGGATTTTTCTGCGATGTGGTCGAACGTGAGCATTTCACACAAGCGGAGATCGACGCGCTTGAAAATCGCATGAGAGTTCTGATCGAGGAAGATCATCTCTTCGAACGCAGGGAAGTCCCGCTTCAGGAAGCCATCGAGTACTTTACCCGGCGCGGCTACGAAGACAAATTGCGACTGTTCAAATACCGCCGCAAGGAATATCTCACACTGTACAGCCTCAACGGGCAAATGGATTACATGCATGGCTACATGGTCCCATCCACGGGGTATTTGAAATGGTTCGGACTGCATCCTACCGATGGCGGCTTCATCCTGCGTTTCCCGCGCCGTCATGCTCCCACGCAGCTCGAAGCGCTGGGTGATTATCCCAAACTGCTGAATGCGTTCCGTCAATATGGCAACTGGCTCGAAACCCTGCACATCGACAACGTCGGCGCGCTCAATGACGCCATCCAATCGGGACGTTCCGACGAGATCGTGCTGGTCTCCGAAGCATTGCATGAACAGCACATCGCCGAGATCGCCCAACAGATCGCACAGAAGAATTCGCGCATCATTTTGCTGGCGGGTCCCACTTCATCGGGAAAGACCACCTCGTCGCGTCGTCTTGCCGTTCAGTTGCTGGCGCGCGGCATTTCGCCCTATCCGCTCGAACTCGACCATTATTTCGTCAACCGCGATGACACCCCGTTGGACGAGAACGGCAATCACGATTATGAAACCATCGACGCCTTGAACCTGCCGCGTCTCATTCAGGATATGGAAAAACTTCTCAGCGGGGAAACGGTTCAACTTCCACGTTTCAACTTCAAGACGGGAAGAAGCGAGGAGGGGGATGTCGTCCAGTTGAAGGACGGACAGCCGATCATCCTCGAAGGGATACATGGACTGAACCCCCGCCTCATCCCCGACCGTTGGACTGATTCAGCGTTTCGAATTTATGTCTCCGCCCTGACCCAGCTCAACCTCGACCGCCACAACCGAGTTTCGACGACCGATACGCGCCTCATCCGCCGCATTGTGCGCGATGCCCGCGAGCGCGGATATTCGGCGCAGGCGACGATCTCGCGTTGGGAGTCGGTGCGGCGCGGCGAGAAGCGGCATATTTTCCCCTATCAGGAAAACGCGGATGTGATGTTCAACTCGGCGCTGGTGTTCGAACTCTCCGCCCTGAAATCGTTGGCGGAGCCGCTCTTGCGGCAGGTTCCGCACAATGTGCCGGAGTATATTGAGGCGCGCAGGCTTCTGGCATTTCTCGAATGGTTTTTGCCTTTTGATGTGAGCCTTGTACCGGCGAATTCCATCGTGCGCGAATTTCTGGGTGGTTCGAGTTTGAAAGATTTCAAGATCTGGCGAGGCTAA